The region ATGCCGTGGTTTGGCGTGCGCAATTACCAGGCGCGCAACTTCATGCGCGATGGGATGAAAGTGGGCGATGGCGTGCTGTTCTATCACTCCAGTTGCCCGCAGCCGGGTGTGGCCGGCGTGGCCGAAGTGGCCAGCACGGCGTATCCCGATCACAGCCAGTTTGAAGAGGGCGGCAAGTACTTCGATCCGAAAGCCACGCCAGAGCAGCCGCGCTGGATCAGTGTCGACGTGCGCGGCCTCAGGAAGACGGCGCTGCTGCCCCTGTCCGA is a window of Janthinobacterium sp. 1_2014MBL_MicDiv DNA encoding:
- a CDS encoding EVE domain-containing protein produces the protein MKQYWLMKSEPDEVSIDDLMAAPQHTMPWFGVRNYQARNFMRDGMKVGDGVLFYHSSCPQPGVAGVAEVASTAYPDHSQFEEGGKYFDPKATPEQPRWISVDVRGLRKTALLPLSEMRQMPELEDMLLLKKGSRLSITPVTPAQWKVITGKLTA